A region from the Coffea eugenioides isolate CCC68of chromosome 9, Ceug_1.0, whole genome shotgun sequence genome encodes:
- the LOC113782976 gene encoding berberine bridge enzyme-like 21, which yields MFPFLLLLLSFITFSSQPFSATSDTIYDNFAYCLTRNGIPSNQISKILYSPSNASFSSVLDAYVRNKRLNTPTTRKPSIIVTPLQVQHIQAAILCTKGTGLQLNIRSGGHDFEGLSYVSDVPFIILDLFNLRSINVDTATETAWVQAGATLGELYYRIWEKSNILGFPAGLCPTVGVGGHISGGGYGSLLRRYGLTVDNVLDAQIIDVNGRVLDRKAMGEDLFWAIRGGGGASFGVVLAYRIRLVRVPEIHTVFNVQKTEAENATDVLYKWQNVADKINNDLFIRVLVQPITGKVKGQKIIRLTFMGHFLGDANRLISVMNTGFPELGLKRSDCLETSWIDTMLWWYNYKIGTAKEVLLSRAYDQLIFLKRKSDYVQNPIPKDGLVSLFKKMVQLGKTGLVFNPYGGRMSEIPENETPFPHRAGIIFKIQYSVNWEDADPNLINQYVGEARNLYSFMTPFVSKNPRQAFLNYRDLDIGTTDNGKNSYNEGQVYGVKYFKNNFDRLVKVKTMVDPQNFFRNEQSIPTLNLQTSKGRKGRK from the coding sequence ATGTtcccctttcttcttcttctcctttccTTTATCACTTTCAGTTCACAACCATTTTCAGCAACTTCAGATACCATCTATGACAATTTTGCATATTGTCTAACAAGAAACGGAATCCCAAGTAACCAGATCTCTAAAATTCTGTATAGCCCATCAAACGCTTCATTCAGTTCTGTTTTAGATGCCTATGTTCGAAACAAGAGGCTCAACACTCCAACTACTCGAAAACCATCCATAATTGTCACACCCTTGCAAGTTCAACATATCCAAGCTGCCATTCTGTGCACTAAAGGAACAGGGCTGCAACTAAATATCCGAAGCGGCGGTCATGATTTTGAAGGACTTTCATATGTTTCCGATGTCCCTTTCATCATTCTTGACCTGTTTAATCTGAGGTCCATTAATGTTGATACTGCAACTGAAACTGCTTGGGTACAAGCCGGCGCGACGCTTGGGGAACTGTACTACAGAATTTGGGAGAAGAGTAATATACTTGGATTTCCGGCTGGACTTTGCCCAACCGTTGGAGTTGGTGGACACATAAGTGGTGGTGGCTACGGTTCACTGTTGCGAAGATACGGCCTGACGGTGGATAATGTTCTTGATGCACAGATTATCGATGTTAACGGCCGGGTTTTGGATAGAAAAGCAATGGGAGAAGATCTGTTTTGGGCTAttagaggtggtggtggtgctaGTTTTGGTGTTGTTTTGGCATATAGAATCAGGTTAGTCAGAGTGCCTGAAATTCACACTGTTTTTAATGTGCAGAAGACTGAGGCAGAGAATGCAACAGATGTTCTTTACAAATGGCAAAATGTTGCTGACAAAATTAACAACGATCTGTTTATTAGAGTTCTTGTGCAGCCCATTACTGGAAAAGTAAAGGGTCAGAAAATCATTAGATTGACATTCATGGGACATTTCCTTGGAGATGCAAACAGATTGATCTCTGTTATGAATACTGGATTTCCTGAACTGGGATTGAAGAGAAGTGATTGTTTGGAAACAAGTTGGATTGATACGATGCTCTGGTGGTATAACTACAAGATTGGGACAGCAAAGGAAGTACTATTGAGCAGGGCTTATGATCAATTGATCTTCTTGAAGAGAAAGTCAGATTATGTACAGAACCCCATTCCTAAAGATGGATTAGTATCACTGTTCAAGAAAATGGTTCAGCTTGGAAAAACAGGACTTGTTTTCAATCCTTATGGTGGAAGAATGAGCGAAATTCCTGAGAATGAAACACCATTTCCTCATAGGGCAGGGATCATTTTCAAGATTCAGTATTCAGTAAATTGGGAAGATGCAGATCCTAATTTAATCAATCAATATGTGGGGGAAGCAAGAAATTTGTACAGTTTCATGACCCCTTTTGTGTCAAAGAATCCCAGGCAGGCTTTTCTCAATTATAGGGACCTTGATATTGGAACCACCGACAACGGTAAGAATAGTTACAATGAAGGACAAGTTTATGGGGTCAAGTATTTCAAGAATAATTTTGATAGATTGGTGAAGGTGAAGACTATGGTGGATCCACAAAATTTCTTCAGGAATGAGCAGAGCATCCCTACTTTGAACCTTCAGACCTCTAAAGGGAGGAAGGGAAGAAAGTAA